The Verrucomicrobium spinosum DSM 4136 = JCM 18804 DNA segment TGATTGCCCCCCTCCTTCCCCACCATCTCCGGTTTCCAGTCAAAGGTCTCCATGTGACTGGGACCACCCTGCATGTAGAGGAAGATCACCCGCTTCGCCTTGGCCGGGAAATGCGGCGTCTTGGGAGCCAGGGGGTTCACATACCGGGTGGCCTGCTCCCCGGGTTGCTGGCCATACGTCTTCTGACCGGCCATCGCCGCCAGCGCCAGCCAGCCAAACCCTGCACTCGTCTGCTGGAGAAAGGCCCGCCGGGTATGAGCCAGGACGGTGTTGGAGCAGGTTCGGAGGTTCATGCTGGTGATGGGAGAAAGACGATTGGTTCAATGAAACTCAAATCAAAGCAGATAGCGGAACTCTGCGCTGCACAGCAGCCCCTGCAAAAAAGCGGCCCAGACCTCCCGCCCGGCGAGCCCGCTGCCGGACAAGTCCTTCATCAGGGCCATGGCCGCCTGCACCTCTTGGGCGTCTGGTTTGCGCCCCAGCACTCTCCGCCATCCTGCCTGAACACGTGCCGTGTCATCGCGAAGCGTCTCGTCCTTCACCAACCGATCCGCCGCTTCTTGAGCCAGTTTCACAGTCAGCTCGCCGTTCATCAGGAACAGCGCCTGCGGGGAGACAGTGGTCACTTCCCTTTGTCCTTTGATCTGACTCGGATCTGGGAAGTCAAAGGTCTCCTGCATGGGGCTCAGCAAGGATCGCAACACGGGCAGATAGACACTGCGGTACGGCTCATCTTCATCCACCAGACTTCGTAGTCTGGCCTCGCGGCCCTTGCCTCCGAAGCCTGCCACCTGCACCCCTGTGGGCCGGCGCTCCACCGGCGTACCCGCCACAAAGAAGAGACTGTCCCGGATGGCCTCCACCTCCAGCCGGCGGGAGTTCATCTTCCAGAAGAGCTCGTTGGCCCCGTCCGCCTGCTCTCGCACCGGATCCCCACGACTGCTCATCCGATAGGTGCGGCTCAGCATCACAGTGCGGATCAAGCCTTTGACCGACCACCCTTTTTCCACGAACCGCACCGCCAGATGGTCCAGCAGTTCCGGATGTGTGGGCGCATCGCCTGTCTGGCCAAAGTCATCCACCGATCTCACAATGCCCCGGCCAAAGAGGTGCTGCCAGATCCGGTTCACCATGACGCGTGCGGTGAGAGGATGATTGGGCTTGGTGAGCCAGCGGACCAGTTCCGTCCTGCCGCTCGCCTTCGCATCCACTGCTGGGAACTTGGGCAACTGGGGAATGGCCAGCGCGCCCCGTGCGGGCGCTTCACCCCGGTCATACGCATCCCCTTTGATCGCGATGGGACAGTCCTCCATCTCCCCTTCCTCCACCCCCATGGCGCGCGTGGGGTCGTAGCGGAAGTACACCGGATAACCCCGCGAGGGCTGCGTCATCTCCATGGCCGCCATGGAGCCGCCATCCTCCTCCATGTCGGACTGCCCAGATGCACCCTTCCCATCCACACTGGCCACTGCCGCAGATGCCACCTGCTTCGCCACCGGCACGCGCAGCAGCGCCTCCTCATCCACATATCCGTTGGCTCCTAGATTGCCCTTGGGGCGCTGTCCCGACCAGGTCTGGGTGCTGTAGAAAATGCCCGCCAGGGCGTAGTAGTCCCGCTGAGTGACCGGATCCGTCTTGTGGTCATGGCACCGGGCACAGCTGATCGTCAGCCCCATGAAGGCCCGGGTGGTCACGTCGATCTGGTCATCCACCCGGTCCAACCGGAACAACTCGCCCCCTTCTGACAAATCCAGCGATGCCATGGTGAGCAGGCCTGTGGCGATCAATTGCTCAGAGCGTTGGGCTGGCGTTGACGCAGGCAGCAGATCCCCCGCCACCTGCTCCGCAATGAAACGATGGTACGGCTTGTCCTGATTGAAGGCATCAATGACATAGTCGCGATAACGACGGGCAAACGGAAAGGCCGCATTCATCGTGCGCCCCACGCTGTCGGAGTAGCGCACCACATCCAGCCAATGCCGCCCCCACCGTTCGCCAAACCGGGGTGACTGGAGCAATCGATCCACCACTTTTGCAAAGGCTGCATCGTTGGAAGCACGATCTTGAAGAAAGTCGTCCATCTCCCGCTCCGTCGGTGGGAGGCCGGTCAGGTCATAGGTCGCACGACGCAGCAGCACTTCCCTGCCAGCATCGGGATTGGGCTGGATGCCTTTGGCCTCCAGACGTACCAGGATGAACCGGTCGAGATCGTCCTTCACCCAGTTCACCGCCAGGGGCGCTGGCATCGCAGGCCGGTATAAGGGGCGGAAGGACCAGGGAATCTCCTTTTCCTTGGCCAAGACTTCCCCTGTCGAGGTCAGCAATGTGACTCCGATGGCGACCCCATGTATGATCAACTGTGCATTCATAGCATGCAGCCTTTGATTTTGAGTCCGTATCTTCCCTCGGTTTCACCCCTGCTTGCCCAGCCAGGCACTGAGGGTCTGCACATTCTTCACAAAGGTCTCGCTGTAGATCACGCCGCCGGGCGGGGTTGTCTTTTTCCCGTTCGCATCTCGCATGACACCACGGTCGCCATCCTTCTCCCTCCATGCCCCCTGGCTGTCCAGGGCGGCCACGATGTCGGCGACCTCCGCATCCGTGGGTGGCTTGGCAGCAGCCTTGGATTGGACAAAGCCCGGCACCGGCGTGCCTTGATGGATCCGTTGCCAGGCTGCCTGGATCAGATCCAGTTCCGGATCCCAGAGCCAGCCGTAGTTGGAGGCCGTGCGGTCGTCTTCATACGTCAGCTCGTGCCCTTTGCCACCCGGCCCCCGCTTGAAGTAGAGCGGCTTGTTGGTCTCCAATTCATAGAACCTGGCCAGCTTGCCGGAGGGCAGGATGGACTTGCGCAAATACACCACCGCTGGCGGGATGGGTTGCAGGTATTTCTTGTCTCCCGTCACCGCCGCCAGGCGCAGCAGCGCCCACATCATGCTCTGGGACTCCCTGCCGCTCACGGCGGGACACTCAAAGGCCCTGCTCCACACGGGCTGCATGTTCTCATCATACTGCTGCGCCCAGGCAGGTTGGGGTTGGGGAAGCTGCGCCAGCAGGAGGAAGTCACCCGCGCGTTTTGCCGCCTCCAGATACTTGGGATCCTGGTACACCTGGGAGGCCAGGATCAGGGCGTCCATCGCTGTGGCATGCAGGTTGTCGTTCGTCACGTAGCACCCGGTGAAATCCTTCGTCCAGGTGCGGGACCAGGATTTAGGAAATGACGCCTGCTTCAGGGGATAACGCGACACCGACGGCGGTGCCTCGGGATAGGTCTCGTGATTGGTGGACCAGCCTCCCGCAGGATACTGCACCTTCAACAGGGTCTCCAGGGCAAACCGGGCCGCCTCGTGGATCT contains these protein-coding regions:
- a CDS encoding DUF1549 and DUF1553 domain-containing protein, which codes for MNAQLIIHGVAIGVTLLTSTGEVLAKEKEIPWSFRPLYRPAMPAPLAVNWVKDDLDRFILVRLEAKGIQPNPDAGREVLLRRATYDLTGLPPTEREMDDFLQDRASNDAAFAKVVDRLLQSPRFGERWGRHWLDVVRYSDSVGRTMNAAFPFARRYRDYVIDAFNQDKPYHRFIAEQVAGDLLPASTPAQRSEQLIATGLLTMASLDLSEGGELFRLDRVDDQIDVTTRAFMGLTISCARCHDHKTDPVTQRDYYALAGIFYSTQTWSGQRPKGNLGANGYVDEEALLRVPVAKQVASAAVASVDGKGASGQSDMEEDGGSMAAMEMTQPSRGYPVYFRYDPTRAMGVEEGEMEDCPIAIKGDAYDRGEAPARGALAIPQLPKFPAVDAKASGRTELVRWLTKPNHPLTARVMVNRIWQHLFGRGIVRSVDDFGQTGDAPTHPELLDHLAVRFVEKGWSVKGLIRTVMLSRTYRMSSRGDPVREQADGANELFWKMNSRRLEVEAIRDSLFFVAGTPVERRPTGVQVAGFGGKGREARLRSLVDEDEPYRSVYLPVLRSLLSPMQETFDFPDPSQIKGQREVTTVSPQALFLMNGELTVKLAQEAADRLVKDETLRDDTARVQAGWRRVLGRKPDAQEVQAAMALMKDLSGSGLAGREVWAAFLQGLLCSAEFRYLL
- a CDS encoding pectate lyase, coding for MKRLLTTGSISGLGWLLLLPLAGPLSAAPPASPATAKAALLKAVAFYHGKAATHGGYVYRYSADFSLREAEGIPGPDTIWIQPPGTPAVGLAFLDAYETTGDPACLKAAVDAAHALSRTQLSSGGWYYSGSFGSADRQKWLYRRDAQGKLISGQTWPKGEAGWHLWKVGKHKGDNQTTLDDDVTQSAIRLLVRADKATGFKDEEIHEAARFALETLLKVQYPAGGWSTNHETYPEAPPSVSRYPLKQASFPKSWSRTWTKDFTGCYVTNDNLHATAMDALILASQVYQDPKYLEAAKRAGDFLLLAQLPQPQPAWAQQYDENMQPVWSRAFECPAVSGRESQSMMWALLRLAAVTGDKKYLQPIPPAVVYLRKSILPSGKLARFYELETNKPLYFKRGPGGKGHELTYEDDRTASNYGWLWDPELDLIQAAWQRIHQGTPVPGFVQSKAAAKPPTDAEVADIVAALDSQGAWREKDGDRGVMRDANGKKTTPPGGVIYSETFVKNVQTLSAWLGKQG